Proteins encoded by one window of Vidua chalybeata isolate OUT-0048 chromosome 10, bVidCha1 merged haplotype, whole genome shotgun sequence:
- the HTR2B gene encoding 5-hydroxytryptamine receptor 2B, giving the protein MSHPLQSLNGSGAGNGSLSPLSVTGAPKQDYPSEEQGNKVHWAALLILLLIIPTIGGNILVILAVSLEKKLQYATNYFLTSLAVADLLVGLFVMPIALLIILFDNTWPLPTALCPIWLFLDVLFSTASIMHLCAISLDRYIAIKKPIQASQYNSWATTIIKIIVVWLISIGIAIPVPIRGIEDGNGNFTNITCVLMPDRFHDFILYGSVASFFIPLAIMIVTYLLTIRVLRKKAYLINKPPQRFTWSTVSTVFQRDTTPASSPEKVAMLNGSRKDQALSSDMPICRTSMIGRKSMQTITNEQRASKVLGIVFFLFLLMWCPFFITNISSVLCNSCNKEVFQKLLEIFVWIGYVSSGVNPLVYTLFNKTFREAFSRYITCNYRTTKPIKALRQRSSRISFRSSVAENSKLFVMNGMRNGINPIMYQSPMRLRSSPIQASSAILLDTLLLTENEVDKTEEQVSYV; this is encoded by the exons ATGTCCCATCCTTTACAGTCCTTGAACGGATCTGGAGCTGGCAATGGATCTTTGTCGCCTCTCTCAGTAACAGGAGCACCCAAGCAGGACTACCCAAGTGAGGAACAAGGAAACAAAGTGCACTGGGCAGCATTGCTGATCCTCCTGCTGATAATCCCCACCATTGGGGGGAACATACTTGTCATTCTGGCGGTGTCCCTGGAGAAGAAGTTGCAATATGCTACCAACTACTTTCTGACATCCTTGGCGGTGGCAGATTTGCTCGTGGGTCTGTTTGTGATGCCAATTGCCCTTCTCATAATATTATTTG acaATACCTGGCCTTTACCAACTGCCTTGTGTCCTATCTGGCTGTTCCTTGATGTCCTCTTTTCCACAGCTTCCATCATGCACCTCTGTGCCATCTCCCTGGACCGCTACATTGCGATAAAAAAGCCAATCCAGGCCAGCCAGTACAATTCATGGGCTACAACAATCATCAAAATCATCGTGGTTTGGCTCATTTCAATAG GCATTGCAATTCCGGTCCCTATCAGAGGCATTGAGGATGGAAATGGCAACTTTACAAACATCACGTGTGTCCTGATGCCTGATCGTTTTCATGACTTCATTCTGTACGGATCAGTGGCTTCCTTCTTCATTCCTCTTGCTATCATGATCGTCACTTATTTGCTGACAATCCGAGTGCTGCGCAAAAAGGCCTATTTGATCAACAAGCCGCCTCAGCGCTTCACCTGGTCAACAGTGTCCACAGTCTTTCAGCGTGACACAACACCTGCCTCCTCACCAGAAAAAGTGGCCATGCTAAATGGCTCCAGAAAGGACCAGGCTTTGTCCAGTGACATGCCTATCTGCAGGACATCCATGATTGGGAGGAAGTCCATGCAAACGATAACCAATGAACAAAGGGCATCAAAAGTTCTGGGgattgtattttttcttttcttgctgatGTGGTGCCCATTCTTCATAACAAACATCAGCTCAGTTCTGTGCAACTCCTGCAATAAGGAGGTTTTTCAAAAGCTTCTGGAGATATTTGTTTGGATAGGGTATGTATCCTCAGGAGTGAACCCTCTTGTATATACACTCTTCAACAAAACATTTAGGGAGGCTTTCAGCAGGTACATCACTTGCAACTATCGGACCACAAAGCCTATCAAGGCCCTTCGGCAGCGCTCCAGCAGGATCTCTTTCAGAAGCTCTGTAGCAGAAAATTCCAAGCTCTTTGTCATGAATGGGATGAGAAATGGAATTAACCCCATTATGTACCAGAGCCCAATGAGGCTGAGGAGCTCACCCATCCAAGCATCATCGGCCATTCTGCTGGATACGTTGCTGCTCACCGAGAATGAGGTTgataaaacagaagaacaagTCAGCTATGTATAG